The following are encoded in a window of Solidesulfovibrio magneticus RS-1 genomic DNA:
- a CDS encoding LysM peptidoglycan-binding domain-containing protein, which yields MKSRIATTMVLAAGLALAGCSKEDPTGFPKVDYNKDGRVIFEELIVIFPDLTVEEFLAADADGNGTLSDREYGRFRDARTAGKKLDAAAVPAAPAAKPAEAPAAKPAEPTAPAPAKAAEPAPAAAIPAPAAPVTEVVETVVAEPPAPAPAPAPTAPAAAKPAPAAEKPASTATKPAVGADKPVAAGGATHTVARGDTLTRLAKKYGVSAQAIMEANGMKNADQLQLGKTLTIPAPAQ from the coding sequence ATGAAGTCGCGCATTGCCACGACAATGGTTCTGGCGGCCGGGCTTGCCCTGGCCGGCTGCAGCAAGGAAGACCCCACGGGATTCCCCAAAGTGGATTACAACAAAGACGGCCGGGTCATCTTCGAGGAGCTGATCGTCATCTTCCCGGATCTCACTGTCGAGGAGTTCCTGGCCGCCGACGCCGACGGCAACGGGACGCTCAGCGACCGGGAATACGGCCGTTTCCGCGACGCCCGGACGGCCGGCAAGAAGCTTGACGCCGCCGCCGTTCCGGCTGCCCCGGCAGCCAAACCGGCCGAGGCCCCGGCGGCCAAACCGGCCGAGCCGACGGCTCCTGCGCCAGCCAAGGCCGCCGAACCGGCGCCGGCGGCTGCCATCCCGGCTCCGGCCGCGCCGGTCACCGAAGTCGTGGAAACCGTGGTCGCCGAACCGCCTGCCCCGGCTCCGGCTCCCGCGCCGACTGCCCCTGCAGCGGCCAAGCCAGCCCCCGCAGCGGAAAAGCCGGCTTCCACGGCGACCAAGCCGGCCGTTGGTGCAGATAAGCCGGTCGCAGCCGGCGGCGCGACCCACACCGTGGCGCGCGGCGATACCCTCACGCGCCTGGCCAAGAAGTACGGCGTTTCGGCCCAGGCCATCATGGAGGCCAACGGCATGAAAAACGCCGATCAGCTGCAGCTCGGCAAGACGTTGACCATCCCGGCTCCGGCCCAATAG